In Melospiza melodia melodia isolate bMelMel2 chromosome 17 unlocalized genomic scaffold, bMelMel2.pri SUPER_17_unloc_1, whole genome shotgun sequence, a genomic segment contains:
- the UBL5 gene encoding ubiquitin-like protein 5, with amino-acid sequence MIEVVCNDRLGKKVRVKCNPEDSIRDLKKLIAAQTGTRWDKIVLKKWYTIFKDHVTLGDYEIHDGMNLELYYQ; translated from the exons ATGATCGAGGTCGTGTGCAACGACCGCCTGGGCAAGAAGGTCCGGGTGAAATGCAA CCCCGAGGACTCGATCCGGGACCTGAAGAAGCTGATAGCGGCACAGACGGGCACCCGCTGGGACAAGATCGTGCTGAAAAAATG GTACACGATCTTCAAGGACCACGTCACGCTTGGGGACT ATGAGATCCACGACGGGATGAACCTGGAGCTCTACTACCAATAG
- the FBF1 gene encoding fas-binding factor 1 — translation MAEGPGRAGAGRARSCSPDPIQDVLGELLGSDDEAPAPPSRGSRASFLQDLDPVDPTNNQDLDPVDPTNPQDLDPVDPTDLRDQLDELDELDAEILGMARARSRAGKRSGKGPGPQKAPPRADVTFGDDVDDLMDSLGLGSDGAGSAPGTPRGQGLRRGRARTQEQPGKAELEPQRENQGQEQPGPGFPFGSYEPSVASGTGRRRGRRCSVGSSSRRPSGADWLGLKDEDFLGLGDDDFLGMGQKDKDPTGMGQKDKDSMGMRQKDKDPTGVELKDEDFLGLESKDKNFLGLGQRNKDSTGLGQEDEDFQGLGSKDEDHPGLRLKNKDFLGLGSKDEDPSGVGSKDEDFPGLGQKNKDFLGLGQKDEDFPRLGSKDKDPLGFGSRDKDFLGLGQKNKDLSGSGSKDEDFPRLGSKDKDPLGFGSRDEDFLGLGQRNKDPSGLGSKDKDFPGLGDKDFLGFGSKDEDFPRLGSKDKDPSGLGRKSKDPTGLRDKDFPGLGQKDKDPSGLGSKDEDPPGLRSRNKDFLGLGSKEKDFLGSGQKDEDPTGLGQKNKDPSELGSKEKDFPGLGHKDEDFPGLKAEDPPGPGAPGSLRNSHPWRVPEPPEPSRLELPLGQVAPGDTAQEAQVAPGDTAQVAQVSAGDTAQVTRMSQAAAAVQEVPGHATPAQEDLVWDPAPSRPENPRALPSWLCPELPAAFPARRHQANLGSSPSQQRQDLGSLPPQPHKDLGSLPPRPHKDLGSLHSQDHPGCGVALQTLQARLEELENQVRALELERARWRGQALQELPESCPRSLDHPRSQDHARSQNHPTTQDHPRPQDHPRPQEQDKQLSALQARLCWQQRDAEREQSRLQEAVADLETRLGEREQLLEQERRRAVAERSRADSLQEALEEQRRLSAQLLAMERAALDEAKAACLEEQRAELRERSEERRRLAAAWAELRQRERLGRERDEQHRERALGLDAALRSLAKDQAELKLRSRELRSKEEQLARDREELEEAWRELRLEKEKVLRAEQRLQEREEEIRELAERSAQQQQDGQRALREARRTQQEQRQRLQELQEQQERLRQQEQRLTQGRHSLERQREQLRELQEELGPALGTGTRTLPGTGTALGTPLGAPGDTGDRDTLLSPPAASPGFLPALGTLLGDSGDSAAALYGHVLLLKHRARMDHEFLQSERLFLDSLKKGP, via the exons ATGGCGGAGGGGCCGGGACGGGCCGGG GCTGGCCGGGCCCGGAGCTGCTCCCCAG ATCCCATCCAGGACGTGCTCGGGGAGCTCCTGGGATCCGACG ACGAGGCCCCGGCTCCGCCTTCCCGAGGTTCCCGTGCCTCCTTCCTGCAG GATCTGGATCCAGTGGATCCCACGAATAACCAGGACCTGGATCCAGTGGATCCCACAAATCCCCAGGACCTGGATCCAGTGGATCCCACGGATCTCCGGGATCAGCTGGACGAGCTGGACGAGCTGGATGCAGAAATCCTGGGAATGGCCAGAGCCAGGTCCAGAGCGGGGAAACGcagcgggaaggggccgggcccccAAAAAG cccctccccgtgCCGATGTCACCTTTGGGGACGACGTCGATGACCTGATGGATTCCCTGGGGCTCGGCAGCGACGGAGCCGGGAGCGCGCCGGGAACGCCGCGGGG CCAGGGGCTCCGGAGGGGCCGCGCCAGGACCCAGGAGCAGCCGGGAAAGGCGGAACTGGAACCGCAGAGGGAGaaccaggggcaggagcagccag GGCCGGGATTTCCCTTCGGATCCTACGAGCCCTCGGTGGCCTCGGGGACCGGGCGGAGACGGGGACGGAG gtgcTCAGTTGGGAGCAGCTCCCGACGTCCCTCCGGGGCCGATTGGCTGGGGCTGAAGGACGAGGAtttcctggggctgggggacGACGATTTCCTGGGAATGGGACAGAAGGACAAGGATCCCACAGGAATGGGACAGAAGGACAAGGATTCCATGGGAATGAGACAGAAGGACAAGGATCCCACAGGAGTGGAACTGAAGGATGAGGATTTCCTGGGATTGGAATCAAAGGACAAAAACTTCCTTGGATTGGGACAGAGGAACAAGGATTCCACTGGATTGGGACAGGAGGATGAGGATTTCCAGGGATTGGGATCAAAGGACGAGGATCACCCAGGACTGAGATTGAAGAACAAGGATTTCCTTGGATTGGGATCGAAGGACGAGGATCCCTCAGGAGTGGGATCAAAGGACGAGGATTTCCCGGGATTGGGACAGAAAAACAAGGATTTCCTTGGATTGGGACAGAAGGACGAGGATTTCCCAAGACTGGGATCAAAGGACAAAGATCCTCTAGGATTTGGATCGAGGGACAAGGATTTCCTTGGATTGGGACAGAAGAACAAGGATCTCTCAGGATCGGGATCAAAGGACGAGGATTTCCCAAGATTGGGATCAAAGGACAAAGATCCTCTAGGATTTGGATCAAGGGACGAGGATTTCCTTGGATTGGGACAGAGGAACAAGGATCCCTCAGGATTGGGATCAAAGGACAAGGATTTCCCAGGATTGGGCGACAAAGATTTCCTTGGATTTGGATCGAAGGACGAGGATTTCCCAAGATTGGGATCAAAGGACAAGGATCCCTCAGGATTGGGACGGAAGAGCAAGGATCCCACAGGACTACGGGACAAGGATTTCCCAGGACTGGGACAGAAGGACAAAGATCCCTCAGGACTGGGATCAAAGGACGAGGATCCTCCGGGATTGAGATCGAGGAACAAGGATTTCCTTGGACTGGGATCAAAGGAAAAGGATTTCCTGGGATCAGGACAGAAGGACGAGGATCCCACAGGACTGGGACAGAAGAACAAAGATCCCTCAGAATTGGGATCGAAGGAAAAGGATTTCCCAGGATTGGGACACAAGGATGAGGATTTCCCGGGACTGAAGGCCGAGGACCCCCCGGGCCCCGGTGCCCCCGGATCCCTGCGGAATTCCCACCCCTGGAGGGTCCCAGAGCCCCCCGAGCCCAGCAG GCTGGAGCTCCCCCTCGggcaggtggcaccaggtgacACGGCACAGGAggcacaggtggcaccaggtgacacggcacaggtggcacaggtatcAGCAGGTGACACGGCACAGGTCACACGGATGTCACAGGCGGCAGCAG CCGTGCAGGAGGTGCCGGGTCATGCCACGCCCgcccag GAGGATCTGGTGTGGGATCCAGCCCCGTCCCGCCCGGAGAATCCCCGAGCTCTCCCGTCCTGGCTCTGCCCAGAGCTTCCCGCAGCGTTCCCAGCCCGGAGGCACCAGGCGAATCTGGGATCCTCCCCATCCCAACAACGCCAG GATTTGGGATCtctcccaccccagccccacaagGATTTGGGATCTCTCCCACCCCGGCCCCACAAGGATTTGGGATCTCTCCATTCCCAGGACCATCCCGGCTGTGGGGTCGCCCTGCAGACCCTCCAGGCccggctggaggagctggagaacCAG GTGCGGGCGCTGGAGCTGGAGCGGGCACGGTGGCGGGGAcaggccctgcaggagctcccGGAGAGCTGCCCCAG ATCTTTGGATCACCCCAGATCACAGGACCACGCCAGATCCCAGAACCACCCCACAACTCAGGATCACCCCAGACCCCAGGACCACCCCAGACCCCAGGAGCAGGACAAGCAGCTCTCAG cgctccaggccaggctctgctggcagcagcgGGACGCGGAGCGGGAGCAGAGCCGGCTCCAGGAGGCCGTGGCTGACCTGGAGACCAGGCTGGGGGAGCGGGAGCAGCTTctggagcag GAGCGCCGTCGCGCCGTGGCCGAGCGCAGCCGTGCGGATTCCCTGCAGGAGGCGCTGGAGGAGCAGCGCCGGCTCTCGGCTCAGCTGCTGGCCATGGAGAGGGCGGCGCTGGACGAGGCCAAG GCAGCGTGCCTGGAGGAGCAGCGGGCGGAGCTCCGGGAGCGCTCCGAGGAGCGGCGGCGCCTGGCGGCCGCGTGGGCCGAGCTCCGGCAGCGGGAGCGGCTGGGCCGGGAGCGGGACGAGCAGCACCGGGAGCGCGCCCTGGGCCTGGACGCGGCGCTGAGGAGCCTGGCCAAG GATCAGGCAGAGCTGAAGTTGCGGAGCAGGGAGCTGAGATCCAAGGAGGAGCAGCTCGCCAgggacagggaggagctggaggaggcctGGAGGGAGCTGAGGCTGGAGAAGGAGAAGGTTCTGAGGGCTGAGCAGCGGCTGCAGGAGCGGGAGGAGGAGATCCGTGAGCTGGCCGAG CGCTcggcgcagcagcagcaggacgggCAGCGGGCGCTGCGGGAGGCTCGCAGGACGCagcaggagcagcggcagcggctgcaggagctgcaggagcagcaggagcggcTGCGGCAGCAGGAGCAGCGCCTCACACAG